GGAGATTTTCCATTGCTTGTATGTTCTATCTGTAAAAAAGAATACATCTTTTTCCAGAGACAATATCGTTGGATTGAACAAAGGTTAAAATATAATATCACATAATCAAAAACAATATTAAATTTAATTTTAAAATGGTAGGAGGTTTTTAATATGAGTAAAATGGACGAAGTAAGAAAAGCAATGATGCAAGCCTTAAAAAACAAGGAAATGGATCGAAAAGAAACGTTATCTTTATTGTTATCCGCTCTAAAAGCAAAATATATTGATAAACGGGAGGACTTAACCGAGGAAGAAGAAAACGCAATTATATTAAAGGAAATTAAACAAACTCAGGAAACTATGGAAAATGCTCCAGATGGACGGGATGATATCCTTACAGAATGCAAAAACCGTTTGGAAGTATTAAATGAGTTCGCTCCAAAAATGATGGATGAAACAGAGATCAAACAAGTAATTCAATCTGTATTAGATCAATTAGGAATTACCCAACCTACCGTAAAGGATAAAGGTATTATTATGAAAAACTTAATGCCTTTGGTAAAGGGAAAGGCAGATGGTGGTCTAGTTAATCGTCTGGTAGGAGAATACCTAAAATAATATATTTCTTTGATAAAATAGTTTTCTTATGTATCAATAATAGTAGTTTTCTTTTTTCTATTCTTTACAGATTAAATGTTAAATATCCTAAAATAAGCGTTCCATTTATTTTTTAACGGGGCGCTTATTTTAGTACTATTGTATTGCTCGTTATTTCATAACATCTAAACCTGTATTTTCAATATTATTTGATAAAGTATTGTTAGTCAAAAAACTTCTATGTTACAAACCAAAATTCTCATTTTTAAAAAACGTTTTTATCCGATAAACAATATAAATTAAATCCCGTTTGACGAACTAGAAAACTGATATTGTAGAACTAATTATTCTTTTTTACGAAAAAGTATTTTTACTTGTATTTGCATCGCAGCAGAGCGAGCAATAGCCAATGAATACCCTCGTAAATGTAGTTCCATTGGGTCCCCCAAAGGGGCATATTTATGAACTTTTATTTGTACTCCTGGAGTTATGCCCATTTCGATTAACCGTTTTCGCAAAGCTTTA
This is a stretch of genomic DNA from Clostridium facile. It encodes these proteins:
- a CDS encoding FeoA family protein, with the translated sequence MKKVKLTLNHLRPGQTCVVLHIWGNKALRKRLIEMGITPGVQIKVHKYAPLGDPMELHLRGYSLAIARSAAMQIQVKILFRKKE
- a CDS encoding GatB/YqeY domain-containing protein; this encodes MSKMDEVRKAMMQALKNKEMDRKETLSLLLSALKAKYIDKREDLTEEEENAIILKEIKQTQETMENAPDGRDDILTECKNRLEVLNEFAPKMMDETEIKQVIQSVLDQLGITQPTVKDKGIIMKNLMPLVKGKADGGLVNRLVGEYLK